The following coding sequences lie in one Nitrospirota bacterium genomic window:
- a CDS encoding 23S rRNA (adenine(2503)-C(2))-methyltransferase RlmN encodes ERLMELLSGLPCMINVLMFNSFPGAAFERPDDERAYAFRNILLNHGFVAVVRNSKGGDINAACGQLRATAR; translated from the coding sequence CGAGCGCCTCATGGAGCTGCTGAGCGGACTCCCCTGCATGATCAACGTGCTCATGTTCAATTCCTTCCCCGGTGCCGCCTTTGAGCGGCCTGACGACGAACGGGCATACGCCTTCCGCAATATTCTCTTGAATCACGGGTTCGTAGCCGTCGTAAGAAACAGTAAGGGCGGCGACATCAACGCGGCATGCGGGCAGCTGCGGGCAACTGCGCGATGA